In one window of Miscanthus floridulus cultivar M001 chromosome 12, ASM1932011v1, whole genome shotgun sequence DNA:
- the LOC136497575 gene encoding disease resistance protein RGA2-like isoform X2 has product MELAVSAASWAVGKALAPVTGGLLEAWAASEGLGPNVDALKVELLYAQAMLENTRGREIRSPSLKELLSKLRQLAYDADDVLDELEYFRIQDELDGTYHAADVHAGGCVHGLALNARHTARAVAAKLNLCSGGSAGDVILAGDPAQQDKNAKQGCLSASVCSCGGRQTVSSLPPSPTNQDDGQEAAPACGIRNGRQFLGAVLPPKVQRCFSGVCLCRKRETSSSPPAPSNQCKKKVGGGCVCLLKVTSTARSAAQVVGKCFPCCSFPSDSDDNTHPGMLEKTNMPEDQRRFLCWTSKVQKGKNTALPPELKFNRVNISTKMKDIIDHLKPICAKVSNILNLEFMGTNRITEKDIAKKRPITTPETTEPQLYGREQQKKIILDIAHGNSSADNELVVLPIVGPGGIGKTTFTQHVYEELKNNPFEVAIWICVSLNFNAGRLAQEAVKKVPKVVNEKENSSVEELIEQRLKAKRFLLVLDDMWACHEDEWKKLLAPFRRGGGKGSMVIVTTRIREVAKMVIKTVHCPVIEMERLEGEDFMHFFEACIFGGQQPWEGHTDLREVGENIVSKLKGFPLAAKTVGRLLRSQLTLEHWTKVLESKEWELQTNDDDIMPALKLSYDYLPFHLQQCFYYCGLFPEDYEFDSKELVHLWIGLDIVQPCDLTRRIEDVGLNYINDLVNHGFLKKNERKDGSPYYVVHDLLHNLAVNISSFECLSICSSNVKSIQIRQDVRHLSIMVDNKDVEDINTFKYYKDDLSVLDKRLNVENLRTLMVFGEHSGSFANTFCDLFEKARALRAIYLFGASSYAMKDMLNKLPKHIHLRYLRIKSTDGTEDDTEDRDFNLSALTRLYHLEVIDMQEFKGHCGFTFTRHMSNLPKLRHFLVPQDKLQLHSNIVEVGKLKLLQELRWFEVGETKGFELSQLGQLSELGGSLSISSLERIRAMEDVHEARLIQIKHLHKLTLEWDANRPKKDTIHEENVLEILIPPSALKGLCIRGHGGTKCPQWLGENLSVKKLESLHLDGVAWNIFPPIGEFSLVNEPCEEISNNNICHDKFQNLKRLELVMLPSLRSWIVKAPCHLFAQLEVLAIRDCRELTELSFSHYACCQQQKEAKINWFPRLWELNIEDCPKLLSFPPVPWTTAPCPVRIKGVGSGLKKLVCEEDYKSEYSLEIKMKGALVSELWNMLAFDNLTELKKLEMDTCPPLPLHHFQMLSSLKSLGLYGASSSVFPLVEGVRHAEYHSPAECIDISQWDASAKELTQLLTYFPNLSELNMWSCEKITGLAVVEKQATETPALVSSDNKVDDDVEIEQQEGTRGEEEIDASSAEGLLLLPSQLQKLWIYNSPELNLCSCSGPADYKYNKEAGRTSTGRGLQGLRSLRSLEIIDCPRFNHIGMWGFKSRGTAASPRPRLPHRIKNPRNPQFLRWSRAPAAP; this is encoded by the exons ATGGAGCTCGCCGTCAGCGCCGCGAGCTGGGCGGTGGGCAAAGCGCTGGCCCCCGTCACGGGCGGCTTGCTGGAGGCGTGGGCGGCCAGCGAAGGGCTCGGCCCCAACGTCGACGCCCTCAAGGTGGAGCTGCTGTACGCGCAGGCCATGCTCGAGAACACGCGGGGCAGGGAGATCCGCAGCCCTTCGCTCAAGGAGCTGCTGAGCAAGCTGCGTCAGCTGGCGTACGACGCCGACGACGTGCTGGATGAGCTGGAGTACTTCCGCATCCAGGACGAgctcgacggcacctaccatgccgcCGATGTGCACGCCGGGGGTTGCGTCCACGGCCTCGCCCTCAACGCTCGACACACCGCGAGAGCTGTCGCTGCTAAGCTCAACCTCTGCTCCGGCGGCTCTGCTGGTGACGTGATCCTTGCCGGTGATCCCGCTCAGCAAGATAAAAACGCGAAACAAGGATGTCTCTCTGCTAGCGTCTGCTCATGTGGCGGCCGGCAGACGGTCAGCTCCTTACCGCCATCTCCTACCAACCAGGATGATGGCCAGGAGGCTGCACCAGCATGTGGCATCA GAAATGGACGGCAATTCTTGGGTGCTGTCTTGCCTCCTAAGGTGCAACGATGCTTCTCGGGCGTTTGCTTGTGCCGCAAGCGTGAGACGAGCTCGTCACCACCAGCACCCAGCAACCAGTGCAAAAAGAAGGTTGGCGGTGGATGTGTATGCCTGCTCAAAGTCACTTCTACTGCTCGCAGCGCTGCCCAAGTCGTTGGTAAATGCTTTCCATGCTGCTCTTTTCCATCTGACAGCGACGATAATACTCACCCTGGCATGTTGGAGAAAACAAACATGCCAGAGGATCAAAGGAGATTTCTCTGCTGGACGTCCAAGGTACAAAAGGGAAAAAACACTGCACTACCACCAGAACTGAAGTTTAACAGGGTGAACATCTCTACAAAGATGAAGGACATCATAGACCATCTCAAGCCTATATGTGCTAAGGTCTCCAACATTCTGAACCTAGAATTCATGGGTACAAACCGTATCACTGAAAAAGACATTGCTAAGAAACGGCCTATAACCACCCCCGAAACTACGGAACCTCAATTATATGGGAGggagcaacaaaagaaaataaTACTTGACATTGCCCATGGTAACTCTTCTGCTGATAATGAACTAGTTGTGCTTCCGATTGTTGGTCCTGGAGGAATTGGGAAGACAACTTTTACACAGCACGTATATGAAGAACTGAAGAACAACCCTTTTGAGGTCGCAATTTGGATATGTGTCTCCCTCAATTTTAATGCTGGTAGGTTGGCTCAAGAAGCCGTGAAAAAAGTTCCTAAAGTTGTTAATGAAAAAGAAAACAGCAGTGTCGAAGAGCTAATCGAACAAAGATTGAAAGCTAAGCGGTTTTTGCTTGTACTAGATGATATGTGGGCATGCCATGAGGATGAATGGAAAAAATTGTTAGCTCCATTTAGAAGAGGGGGAGGAAAAGGTAGTATGGTAATTGTGACCACTCGGATTCGTGAGGTGGCAAAAATGGTTATCAAGACAGTTCACTGTCCAGTAATAGAAATGGAGCGCTTAGAGGGTGAAGATTTCATGCATTTTTTTGAAGCTTGCATATTTGGTGGTCAGCAGCCATGGGAAGGTCACACGGACTTACGTGAGGTTGGGGAAAATATAGTGAGCAAATTGAAAGGGTTTCCTCTTGCAGCAAAAACCGTTGGAAGATTACTAAGAAGCCAACTTACTTTGGAACACTGGACTAAAGTTCTAGAAAGCAAAGAATGGGAACTTCAAACCAATGATGATGACATTATGCCAGCATTAAAGCTTAGCTATGATTATCTTCCTTTCCATCTGCAACAGTGCTTTTACTATTGTGGTTTGTTTCCTGAAGACTATGAATTTGACAGTAAAGAGTTAGTTCACTTGTGGATAGGACTAGATATTGTACAACCATGCGACCTGACCAGAAGAATTGAAGATGTTGGCTTGAACTATATAAATGACTTGGTTAATCATGGGTTTTTAAAAAAGAATGAAAGAAAGGATGGTTCTCCTTATTATGTTGTCCATGACCTACTACATAATTTGGCAGTGAATATTTCGTCATTTGAATGTCTCAGCATATGTAGTTCCAATGTTAAGTCAATACAGATTCGCCAAGATGTACGTCACCTGTCTATCATGGTAGATAACAAGGACGTCGAGGACATAAATACTTTCAAGTATTATAAAGATGACTTGAGTGTACTTGATAAAAGATTGAATGTTGAAAACCTCCGTACTTTGATGGTGTTTGGGGAACACAGTGGAAGCTTTGCCAATACTTTTTGTGATTTATTTGAGAAAGCTAGAGCCCTTCGTGCTATTTATTTATTTGGAGCATCGTCATATGCTATGAAGGACATGTTGAACAAGCTTCCAAAGCATATTCATCTTCGTTACCTAAGGATCAAATCGACTGATGGCACAGAAGATGACACAGAAGACAGAGACTTTAATCTTAGTGCTCTGACTAGACTTTATCATTTAGAGGTCATAGATATGCAGGAATTCAAAGGTCACTGTGGTTtcactttcacaagacatatgaGCAACCTTCCAAAGTTGCGACACTTTTTGGTGCCACAGGATAAGCTTCAACTTCACTCTAACATAGTTGAGGTGGGAAAACTAAAATTATTGCAAGAGTTAAGGTggtttgaagttggagagactAAGGGTTTTGAACTAAGTCAGCTTGGTCAATTGTCAGAACTTGGAGGTTCACTTTCCATTAGTAGTCTTGAAAGGATACGAGCAATGGAGGATGTGCATGAGGCAAGATTGATACAAATAAAACATTTGCACAAGCTTACACTAGAATGGGATGCCAATCGACCTAAGAAAGATACCATACATGAAGAAAATGTATTGGAGATTCTTATACCACCTAGTGCTCTTAAAGGCCTTTGCATTAGAGGCCATGGAGGTACTAAATGCCCGCAATGGCTAGGTGAGAACCTCTCTGTCAAAAAATTGGAATCGCTTCATCTAGATGGTGTAGCTTGGAATATATTTCCACCTATTGGAGAGTTCTCTCTAGTTAATGAGCCGTGTGAAGAAATTTCGAATAATAATATCTGCCATGATAAGTTTCAAAATTTGAAGAGACTGGAACTAGTTATGCTACCAAGTTTAAGAAGCTGGATTGTCAAGGCACCTTGTCATCTGTTTGCTCAATTGGAGGTGCTTGCCATTAGGGATTGCCGTGAACTAACGGAATTGTCATTTTCACATTATGCTTGCTGTCAGCAACAGAAAGAGGCAAAGATAAATTGGTTTCCTAGACTATGGGAGCTCAACATTGAAGACTGTCCAAAATTGTTGTCCTTTCCTCCTGTTCCTTGGACTACAGCTCCATGCCCGGTTAGGATAAAAGGAGTTGGTTCAGGCCTTAAGAAACTTGTTTGTGAAGAGGATTACAAATCTGAATATTCCTTGGAAATTAAGATGAAGGGTGCTCTGGTTAGTGAGTTATGGAATATGTTGGCCTTTGATAATCTAACTGAACTAAAAAAGTTGGAGATGGACACATGCCCTCCTCTCCCACTGCATCACTTCCAAATGCTATCATCCCTAAAGAGCCTCGGGTTATACGGAGCTTCAAGTAGTGTCTTTCCGTTGGTAGAAGGTGTGAGGCATGCCGAATATCATTCTCCAGCTGAATGCATAGACATTAGTCAGTGGGATGCTAGTGCGAAGGAGTTGACACAGCTACTGACTTATTTCCCCAACCTCTCTGAACTGAACATGTGGTCATGTGAGAAGATTACAGGGCTAGCTGTAGTGGAGAAGCAGGCAACAGAAACACCTGCGCTGGTATCTTCAGATAATAAAGTAGACGACGATGTAGAAATCGAGCAGCAGGAAGGCACAAGAGGAGAGGAGGAAATAGACGCATCATCAGCAGAAGGGCTGCTGCTCTTGCCTTCCCAACTACAGAAGTTGTGGATATACAACAGCCCAGAGCTGAACCTCTGCTCATGCTCCGGTCCAGCCGACTACAAGTACAACAAAGAAGCAGGACGAACTAGTACAGGAAGAGGGCTCCAAGGTTTGCGCTCCCTCCGATCGTTGGAGATCATTGATTGCCCCAG ATTTAATCATATTGGGATGTGGGGATTCAAGAGTCGAGGGACTGCGGCATCTCCTCGCCCAAGGTTGCCTCACCGAATTAAGAATCCGCGGAACCCCCAATTTCTTCGCTGGTCCCGAGCCCCCGCTGCCCCATGA
- the LOC136497575 gene encoding putative disease resistance protein At3g14460 isoform X1, translated as MELAVSAASWAVGKALAPVTGGLLEAWAASEGLGPNVDALKVELLYAQAMLENTRGREIRSPSLKELLSKLRQLAYDADDVLDELEYFRIQDELDGTYHAADVHAGGCVHGLALNARHTARAVAAKLNLCSGGSAGDVILAGDPAQQDKNAKQGCLSASVCSCGGRQTVSSLPPSPTNQDDGQEAAPACGIRNGRQFLGAVLPPKVQRCFSGVCLCRKRETSSSPPAPSNQCKKKVGGGCVCLLKVTSTARSAAQVVGKCFPCCSFPSDSDDNTHPGMLEKTNMPEDQRRFLCWTSKVQKGKNTALPPELKFNRVNISTKMKDIIDHLKPICAKVSNILNLEFMGTNRITEKDIAKKRPITTPETTEPQLYGREQQKKIILDIAHGNSSADNELVVLPIVGPGGIGKTTFTQHVYEELKNNPFEVAIWICVSLNFNAGRLAQEAVKKVPKVVNEKENSSVEELIEQRLKAKRFLLVLDDMWACHEDEWKKLLAPFRRGGGKGSMVIVTTRIREVAKMVIKTVHCPVIEMERLEGEDFMHFFEACIFGGQQPWEGHTDLREVGENIVSKLKGFPLAAKTVGRLLRSQLTLEHWTKVLESKEWELQTNDDDIMPALKLSYDYLPFHLQQCFYYCGLFPEDYEFDSKELVHLWIGLDIVQPCDLTRRIEDVGLNYINDLVNHGFLKKNERKDGSPYYVVHDLLHNLAVNISSFECLSICSSNVKSIQIRQDVRHLSIMVDNKDVEDINTFKYYKDDLSVLDKRLNVENLRTLMVFGEHSGSFANTFCDLFEKARALRAIYLFGASSYAMKDMLNKLPKHIHLRYLRIKSTDGTEDDTEDRDFNLSALTRLYHLEVIDMQEFKGHCGFTFTRHMSNLPKLRHFLVPQDKLQLHSNIVEVGKLKLLQELRWFEVGETKGFELSQLGQLSELGGSLSISSLERIRAMEDVHEARLIQIKHLHKLTLEWDANRPKKDTIHEENVLEILIPPSALKGLCIRGHGGTKCPQWLGENLSVKKLESLHLDGVAWNIFPPIGEFSLVNEPCEEISNNNICHDKFQNLKRLELVMLPSLRSWIVKAPCHLFAQLEVLAIRDCRELTELSFSHYACCQQQKEAKINWFPRLWELNIEDCPKLLSFPPVPWTTAPCPVRIKGVGSGLKKLVCEEDYKSEYSLEIKMKGALVSELWNMLAFDNLTELKKLEMDTCPPLPLHHFQMLSSLKSLGLYGASSSVFPLVEGVRHAEYHSPAECIDISQWDASAKELTQLLTYFPNLSELNMWSCEKITGLAVVEKQATETPALVSSDNKVDDDVEIEQQEGTRGEEEIDASSAEGLLLLPSQLQKLWIYNSPELNLCSCSGPADYKYNKEAGRTSTGRGLQGLRSLRSLEIIDCPRFLSSYSSSSSSSCFPFPPSLEHLSLEGAVGTATPLPLSNLASLTDLIILGCGDSRVEGLRHLLAQGCLTELRIRGTPNFFAGPEPPLPHEQEFPSSSSKLRELWTDDVAGVLATPICTLLSPSLTDLRFCWDKEVDRFTKEQEDALQLLTSLEEITFWGCDKLQGLPAGLQGLRNLKRLNIWNCAAIRSLPKDGLPISLQKLEIVSCLAIRSLPKNCLPSSLQELNISHCPAIQSLPKDCLPSSLQKLEINSCPAIRSLPKANDLPSPLRELDVRYSKNEELRRQCRKLIGIIPVVYA; from the exons ATGGAGCTCGCCGTCAGCGCCGCGAGCTGGGCGGTGGGCAAAGCGCTGGCCCCCGTCACGGGCGGCTTGCTGGAGGCGTGGGCGGCCAGCGAAGGGCTCGGCCCCAACGTCGACGCCCTCAAGGTGGAGCTGCTGTACGCGCAGGCCATGCTCGAGAACACGCGGGGCAGGGAGATCCGCAGCCCTTCGCTCAAGGAGCTGCTGAGCAAGCTGCGTCAGCTGGCGTACGACGCCGACGACGTGCTGGATGAGCTGGAGTACTTCCGCATCCAGGACGAgctcgacggcacctaccatgccgcCGATGTGCACGCCGGGGGTTGCGTCCACGGCCTCGCCCTCAACGCTCGACACACCGCGAGAGCTGTCGCTGCTAAGCTCAACCTCTGCTCCGGCGGCTCTGCTGGTGACGTGATCCTTGCCGGTGATCCCGCTCAGCAAGATAAAAACGCGAAACAAGGATGTCTCTCTGCTAGCGTCTGCTCATGTGGCGGCCGGCAGACGGTCAGCTCCTTACCGCCATCTCCTACCAACCAGGATGATGGCCAGGAGGCTGCACCAGCATGTGGCATCA GAAATGGACGGCAATTCTTGGGTGCTGTCTTGCCTCCTAAGGTGCAACGATGCTTCTCGGGCGTTTGCTTGTGCCGCAAGCGTGAGACGAGCTCGTCACCACCAGCACCCAGCAACCAGTGCAAAAAGAAGGTTGGCGGTGGATGTGTATGCCTGCTCAAAGTCACTTCTACTGCTCGCAGCGCTGCCCAAGTCGTTGGTAAATGCTTTCCATGCTGCTCTTTTCCATCTGACAGCGACGATAATACTCACCCTGGCATGTTGGAGAAAACAAACATGCCAGAGGATCAAAGGAGATTTCTCTGCTGGACGTCCAAGGTACAAAAGGGAAAAAACACTGCACTACCACCAGAACTGAAGTTTAACAGGGTGAACATCTCTACAAAGATGAAGGACATCATAGACCATCTCAAGCCTATATGTGCTAAGGTCTCCAACATTCTGAACCTAGAATTCATGGGTACAAACCGTATCACTGAAAAAGACATTGCTAAGAAACGGCCTATAACCACCCCCGAAACTACGGAACCTCAATTATATGGGAGggagcaacaaaagaaaataaTACTTGACATTGCCCATGGTAACTCTTCTGCTGATAATGAACTAGTTGTGCTTCCGATTGTTGGTCCTGGAGGAATTGGGAAGACAACTTTTACACAGCACGTATATGAAGAACTGAAGAACAACCCTTTTGAGGTCGCAATTTGGATATGTGTCTCCCTCAATTTTAATGCTGGTAGGTTGGCTCAAGAAGCCGTGAAAAAAGTTCCTAAAGTTGTTAATGAAAAAGAAAACAGCAGTGTCGAAGAGCTAATCGAACAAAGATTGAAAGCTAAGCGGTTTTTGCTTGTACTAGATGATATGTGGGCATGCCATGAGGATGAATGGAAAAAATTGTTAGCTCCATTTAGAAGAGGGGGAGGAAAAGGTAGTATGGTAATTGTGACCACTCGGATTCGTGAGGTGGCAAAAATGGTTATCAAGACAGTTCACTGTCCAGTAATAGAAATGGAGCGCTTAGAGGGTGAAGATTTCATGCATTTTTTTGAAGCTTGCATATTTGGTGGTCAGCAGCCATGGGAAGGTCACACGGACTTACGTGAGGTTGGGGAAAATATAGTGAGCAAATTGAAAGGGTTTCCTCTTGCAGCAAAAACCGTTGGAAGATTACTAAGAAGCCAACTTACTTTGGAACACTGGACTAAAGTTCTAGAAAGCAAAGAATGGGAACTTCAAACCAATGATGATGACATTATGCCAGCATTAAAGCTTAGCTATGATTATCTTCCTTTCCATCTGCAACAGTGCTTTTACTATTGTGGTTTGTTTCCTGAAGACTATGAATTTGACAGTAAAGAGTTAGTTCACTTGTGGATAGGACTAGATATTGTACAACCATGCGACCTGACCAGAAGAATTGAAGATGTTGGCTTGAACTATATAAATGACTTGGTTAATCATGGGTTTTTAAAAAAGAATGAAAGAAAGGATGGTTCTCCTTATTATGTTGTCCATGACCTACTACATAATTTGGCAGTGAATATTTCGTCATTTGAATGTCTCAGCATATGTAGTTCCAATGTTAAGTCAATACAGATTCGCCAAGATGTACGTCACCTGTCTATCATGGTAGATAACAAGGACGTCGAGGACATAAATACTTTCAAGTATTATAAAGATGACTTGAGTGTACTTGATAAAAGATTGAATGTTGAAAACCTCCGTACTTTGATGGTGTTTGGGGAACACAGTGGAAGCTTTGCCAATACTTTTTGTGATTTATTTGAGAAAGCTAGAGCCCTTCGTGCTATTTATTTATTTGGAGCATCGTCATATGCTATGAAGGACATGTTGAACAAGCTTCCAAAGCATATTCATCTTCGTTACCTAAGGATCAAATCGACTGATGGCACAGAAGATGACACAGAAGACAGAGACTTTAATCTTAGTGCTCTGACTAGACTTTATCATTTAGAGGTCATAGATATGCAGGAATTCAAAGGTCACTGTGGTTtcactttcacaagacatatgaGCAACCTTCCAAAGTTGCGACACTTTTTGGTGCCACAGGATAAGCTTCAACTTCACTCTAACATAGTTGAGGTGGGAAAACTAAAATTATTGCAAGAGTTAAGGTggtttgaagttggagagactAAGGGTTTTGAACTAAGTCAGCTTGGTCAATTGTCAGAACTTGGAGGTTCACTTTCCATTAGTAGTCTTGAAAGGATACGAGCAATGGAGGATGTGCATGAGGCAAGATTGATACAAATAAAACATTTGCACAAGCTTACACTAGAATGGGATGCCAATCGACCTAAGAAAGATACCATACATGAAGAAAATGTATTGGAGATTCTTATACCACCTAGTGCTCTTAAAGGCCTTTGCATTAGAGGCCATGGAGGTACTAAATGCCCGCAATGGCTAGGTGAGAACCTCTCTGTCAAAAAATTGGAATCGCTTCATCTAGATGGTGTAGCTTGGAATATATTTCCACCTATTGGAGAGTTCTCTCTAGTTAATGAGCCGTGTGAAGAAATTTCGAATAATAATATCTGCCATGATAAGTTTCAAAATTTGAAGAGACTGGAACTAGTTATGCTACCAAGTTTAAGAAGCTGGATTGTCAAGGCACCTTGTCATCTGTTTGCTCAATTGGAGGTGCTTGCCATTAGGGATTGCCGTGAACTAACGGAATTGTCATTTTCACATTATGCTTGCTGTCAGCAACAGAAAGAGGCAAAGATAAATTGGTTTCCTAGACTATGGGAGCTCAACATTGAAGACTGTCCAAAATTGTTGTCCTTTCCTCCTGTTCCTTGGACTACAGCTCCATGCCCGGTTAGGATAAAAGGAGTTGGTTCAGGCCTTAAGAAACTTGTTTGTGAAGAGGATTACAAATCTGAATATTCCTTGGAAATTAAGATGAAGGGTGCTCTGGTTAGTGAGTTATGGAATATGTTGGCCTTTGATAATCTAACTGAACTAAAAAAGTTGGAGATGGACACATGCCCTCCTCTCCCACTGCATCACTTCCAAATGCTATCATCCCTAAAGAGCCTCGGGTTATACGGAGCTTCAAGTAGTGTCTTTCCGTTGGTAGAAGGTGTGAGGCATGCCGAATATCATTCTCCAGCTGAATGCATAGACATTAGTCAGTGGGATGCTAGTGCGAAGGAGTTGACACAGCTACTGACTTATTTCCCCAACCTCTCTGAACTGAACATGTGGTCATGTGAGAAGATTACAGGGCTAGCTGTAGTGGAGAAGCAGGCAACAGAAACACCTGCGCTGGTATCTTCAGATAATAAAGTAGACGACGATGTAGAAATCGAGCAGCAGGAAGGCACAAGAGGAGAGGAGGAAATAGACGCATCATCAGCAGAAGGGCTGCTGCTCTTGCCTTCCCAACTACAGAAGTTGTGGATATACAACAGCCCAGAGCTGAACCTCTGCTCATGCTCCGGTCCAGCCGACTACAAGTACAACAAAGAAGCAGGACGAACTAGTACAGGAAGAGGGCTCCAAGGTTTGCGCTCCCTCCGATCGTTGGAGATCATTGATTGCCCCAGGTTCCTCTCCTCCTAttcgtcatcctcctcttcttcgtgtTTCCCCTTCCCACCCTCCCTGGAACACCTCTCTCTTGAAGGCGCGGTGGGCACGGCCACGCCGTTGCCTCTCTCAAACCTCGCCTCTCTCACAGATTTAATCATATTGGGATGTGGGGATTCAAGAGTCGAGGGACTGCGGCATCTCCTCGCCCAAGGTTGCCTCACCGAATTAAGAATCCGCGGAACCCCCAATTTCTTCGCTGGTCCCGAGCCCCCGCTGCCCCATGAACAAGAGttcccatcctcttcctccaaaCTGCGGGAGCTTTGGACGGATGACGTCGCGGGCGTCCTTGCCACGCCCATCTGTACCTTGCTCTCTCCCTCGCTCACCGATTTGAGATTTTGTTGGGACAAAGAGGTGGATCGCTTCACAAAGGAGCAAGAGGACGCCCTTCAGCTCCTCACCTCTCTCGAGGAGATCACATTTTGGGGGTGCGACAAGCTGCAGGGCCTCCCTGCAGGGCTTCAAGGACTACGCAACCTCAAGAGATTAAACATCTGGAATTGTGCGGCCATCCGGTCGCTGCCCAAGGATGGCCTCCCAATTTCACTGCAAAAGTTGGAGATAGTCAGCTGTCTAGCCATCCGGTCTCTGCCCAAGAACTGCCTCCCAAGTTCACTACAAGAGTTGAATATAAGCCATTGTCCAGCCATCCAGTCTCTCCCCAAGGACTGCCTCCCAAGTTCACTGCAAAAATTAGAGATCAATAGCTGCCCAGCCATTCGATCGCTGCCCAAGGCGAATGACCTACCAAGTCCACTCCGAGAATTGGATGTCCGGTATAGCAAAAACGAGGAGCTAAGAAGGCAGTGCCGCAAGTTGATTGGAATCATTCCAGTTGTCTACGCCTGA
- the LOC136497582 gene encoding uncharacterized protein gives MASPGLAAGDGSYDFHLRSLSAASRDSAAAADPASDLNLLQSVRRVCEMCRTAKEAKDEMVARAFPVMGKLFQRCAAAPTQAVASTGVLLLTILQFFLDFGEAVLHDADGSLKTFFRSCLSREFADPIVAERTVEFLVTNKTKILSSFPNLIPQFYPLLLKLIASNGERLENKFAEVLPLMMSAGSFLPLFLSLMDLPMLVVALEKVERSSGTLIGSSIATIQKSAAPEMLLALMDEAYTGSAIEEPSGNSGSDDSGPLDLADPMFLDLLKDENDGIAAKHWISPTISSTLQAAFNSPQSDRLKQSLEMAPRFLTLYFATALRDVNDSLLCALIPVVMSRYAAMFPDKVFSFKVRKRLSDFILAAFQRSPNIIAVLKKPITDRLGEAHDNPAKTELALHLCWAIGEHGAGGIDRKDVARELFENLELLLYENLATSRVVLNQEPGSDSMGASSRKSSQARLLCFVVTAIAKLATCHSELLPRARVSLGKVARSPTSDRRVCQQACDYLGLMNEPAICLSVLGPSTAQGNGPGIVNWSGGGTKMVAHVPFYLLAEQKGPPFHDFSFTDLLPTE, from the exons ATGGCTTCGCCGGGGCTCGCCGCCGGCGACGGCAGCTACGACTTCCACCTCCGCTCGCTCTCCGCGGCCTCACGGGACTCCGCTGCGGCCGCCGACCCCGCCTCCGACCTCAACCTCCTCCAATCT GTGAGAAGGGTGTGCGAGATGTGCCGGACGGCGAAGGAGGCGAAGGACGAGATGGTGGCGCGGGCGTTCCCGGTGATGGGCAAGCTATTTCAGCGATGCGCCGCCGCTCCGACGCAGGCTGTGGCCTCCACCGGCGTGCTGCTTCTA ACCATCCTGCAATTCTTCCTGGATTTTGGGGAGGCGGTCTTGCACGATGCTGATGGTAGCTTGAAAACCTTCTTCCGCTCTTGCTTAAGTAG GGAGTTTGCAGATCCTATTGTTGCAGAGCGCACGGTTGAATTCCTTGTAACAAACAAGACAAAGATCCTTAGCTCCTTTCCCAATTTGATTCCACAG TTCTATCCACTGTTGTTAAAGCTTATTGCATCAAATGGTGAGAG ACTGGAGAATAAGTTTGCGGAAGTACTTCCGTTAATGATGTCAGCAGGATCTTTTCTTCCTCTGTTCCTGTCCCTTATGGATTTGCCAA TGTTGGTGGTGGCACTGGAAAAGGTGGAAAGAAGTTCTGGAACTCTTATTGGCAGTAGTATAGCTACAATCCAGAAGAGCGCTGCTCCTGAG ATGCTTCTTGCACTGATGGACGAGGCATATACTGGTTCCGCAATAGAAGAACCTAGTGGTAATTCAGGCTCTGATGATAGTGGTCCCCTAGACCTTGCTGACCCAATGTTCTTAGACCTTCTAAAAGACGAGAATGATGGCATTGCT GCAAAACATTGGATATCCCCTACGATATCTTCAACATTACAAGCAGCATTTAACAGCCCACAGTCGGATAGATTGAAACAGTCACTGGAAATGGCACCTCGCTTTCTTACTTTGTATTTCGCGACAGCATTGCGGGATGTTAATGACT CACTGTTGTGTGCTCTTATTCCAGTAGTTATGTCAAGATATGCTGCGATGTTCCCAGACAAGGTTTTCTCTTTCAAG GTGAGGAAAAGGCTTTCAGACTTCATTTTGGCTGCATTCCAGCGGTCTCCTAACATCATTGCAGTACTGAAG AAACCTATTACTGACAGACTTGGTGAAGCTCATGATAATCCTGCTAAG ACAGAGTTAGCATTGCACTTGTGCTGGGCCATTGGTGAGCATGGAGCTGGAGGGATAGATCGCAAAGATGTTGCTCGTGAGCTGTTTGAAAATTTGGAATTATTATTGTATGAAAACCTGGCAACTAG CCGTGTGGTATTAAACCAGGAGCCAGGATCTGATTCCATGGGTGCATCATCTAGAAAGTCATCCCAAGCCAGGCTTCTCTGCTTTGTGGTGACTGCCATTGCAAAACTAGCAACATGCCATAGTGAGTTGCTTCCAAGAGCACGCGTGTCATTGGGTAAG GTCGCTCGTTCCCCAACCTCAGACAGGAGAGTCTGCCAACAGGCCTGTGACTATTTAGGGCTCATGAATGAACCAGCCATCTGTTTATCTGTATTGGGACCGTCCACTGCCCAAGGAAATGGTCCTGGTATTGTGAATTGGAGTGGAGGAGGAACAAAGATGGTAGCTCACGTTCCATTTTACCTTTTAGCTGAGcaaaaag GTCCACCGTTTCATGATTTTTCATTTACCGACCTCCTCCCAACAGAATGA